The following proteins come from a genomic window of Polyangiaceae bacterium:
- the hscA gene encoding Fe-S protein assembly chaperone HscA, which produces MVLLDIFDPKAPPKAIGIDLGTTHSIVATVKDERPAALTTCDGTPLLPSVVYYGDHRNIVVGEAAKSYATRHPERTIASAKRFMGRGASDAQTARLGTYRFVPPKTEDDAKVVRFDVGVAEVTPVEVSAEILKSLRQSAMDQLGAVGGAVVTVPAYFDDAQRQATKDAGRLAGLEVLRLLNEPTAAALAYGLEKKDNGLFAVYDLGGGTFDITILMLDDGVFQVKSTGGDSALGGDDMDRLIAEEMLSAMGFAEPADRTPEVIGIALSAARQAKHALTDRPEVQVELPKRGGGAAEYVITREHFDQLILPLLDRTGRACRRALRDAELAAEQLDGVILVGGSTRVPRVRSYVAEVFGKEPLGDIDPDLVVAYGAAIQAELLATSSDEVLLLDVLPLSLGVETMGGGVDKILPRNTTIPAGAKSVFTTYADNQTGFDIHVVQGERELASDCRSLARFGLKGIPPMPAGMARLEVEFFVDENNLLKVEAREMTTGITQHVEVQPSYGLTDEQVEDMLLDALDHGEEDFEARRLADARVEAERILLATRKAIAADADLLEAGEGERVEKAMADLREAIDTAKKAARVQLCIDALDDATHEWAGRRMNRAIQSAIAGKGVDSVREKVEHAKGVDAHVEDHARAREERH; this is translated from the coding sequence ATGGTCCTGCTCGATATCTTCGACCCCAAGGCGCCGCCGAAAGCCATCGGCATCGATCTGGGAACCACGCATTCGATAGTGGCCACCGTGAAGGACGAACGGCCCGCGGCGCTGACCACGTGTGACGGCACGCCGCTCCTGCCGAGCGTGGTGTATTACGGGGATCACCGGAACATCGTGGTCGGCGAGGCCGCCAAGAGCTACGCCACGCGCCATCCGGAGCGGACCATCGCTTCCGCCAAGCGCTTCATGGGACGCGGCGCGTCGGACGCGCAGACCGCGCGCCTCGGGACTTATCGCTTCGTGCCCCCGAAGACGGAAGACGACGCCAAGGTCGTGCGCTTCGACGTGGGCGTGGCGGAGGTCACGCCGGTGGAAGTGAGCGCGGAGATCTTGAAGAGCCTGCGGCAGAGCGCGATGGATCAGCTCGGCGCCGTGGGCGGTGCGGTGGTCACCGTGCCCGCCTACTTCGACGATGCCCAGCGCCAGGCCACCAAGGACGCCGGCCGTCTCGCCGGCTTGGAAGTGCTGCGTCTGCTGAACGAGCCCACCGCCGCGGCGCTGGCCTACGGTCTGGAAAAGAAGGACAACGGCCTCTTCGCCGTGTACGACCTGGGCGGCGGCACCTTCGACATCACCATCTTGATGCTCGACGACGGCGTGTTCCAGGTAAAGAGCACGGGCGGGGACAGCGCCCTCGGCGGGGACGACATGGATCGCCTGATCGCCGAGGAGATGCTCTCCGCCATGGGCTTCGCGGAGCCGGCGGATCGCACGCCCGAGGTCATCGGCATTGCGCTCAGCGCAGCGCGGCAGGCCAAGCACGCCCTCACGGATCGCCCCGAGGTGCAGGTCGAGCTCCCGAAGCGCGGGGGCGGCGCCGCCGAATACGTCATCACCCGCGAGCACTTCGACCAGCTCATCTTGCCGCTGCTGGATCGGACCGGCCGCGCTTGTCGGAGAGCGCTGCGCGACGCGGAGCTCGCTGCAGAGCAGCTGGATGGCGTGATCCTGGTGGGTGGCTCGACGCGAGTGCCCCGGGTGCGAAGCTACGTCGCCGAGGTGTTCGGCAAAGAGCCCCTCGGGGACATCGATCCGGATCTCGTCGTGGCCTACGGCGCGGCGATCCAGGCCGAGCTGCTCGCCACCTCCAGCGACGAGGTGCTGCTCTTGGACGTGTTGCCGCTGTCCCTCGGCGTGGAAACCATGGGCGGCGGCGTGGACAAGATCCTGCCGCGCAACACCACGATCCCGGCGGGTGCCAAGAGCGTGTTCACGACGTACGCCGATAACCAGACGGGCTTCGACATTCACGTGGTGCAGGGCGAGCGGGAGCTGGCGTCGGACTGTCGATCCCTCGCGCGCTTCGGCCTGAAGGGCATTCCGCCGATGCCGGCAGGGATGGCGCGCCTGGAGGTGGAGTTCTTCGTGGACGAGAACAACCTCCTGAAAGTGGAGGCGCGCGAGATGACCACCGGCATCACGCAGCACGTGGAGGTGCAGCCCAGCTACGGCCTGACGGACGAGCAGGTGGAGGACATGCTGCTCGACGCCTTGGACCACGGCGAGGAAGACTTCGAAGCGCGGCGCCTGGCGGACGCCCGGGTGGAGGCGGAGCGCATCTTGCTCGCCACCAGGAAGGCCATCGCCGCGGACGCGGATCTGCTGGAGGCCGGCGAGGGCGAGCGCGTGGAGAAGGCGATGGCAGATCTCCGAGAAGCGATCGACACGGCGAAGAAGGCCGCGCGGGTGCAGCTGTGCATCGACGCGCTGGACGACGCGACCCACGAGTGGGCCGGGCGGCGCATGAACCGCGCGATCCAGAGCGCCATTGCCGGCAAGGGCGTGGACAGCGTGCGAGAGAAGGTGGAACACGCCAAAGGCGTGGACGCCCACGTGGAAGACCACGCGCGCGCGCGTGAGGAGCGACACTGA
- a CDS encoding 2Fe-2S iron-sulfur cluster binding domain-containing protein, which yields MPRVKFIDQGVEVEVPVGTSILSASKKIGAPEGDACGGVCACSTCHVYVDTGLELLAEASEDEEDILDKAFDVRENSRLGCQARIEKDGEVAVRISKESLDAYYNEHPDVPRPE from the coding sequence ATGCCGCGGGTGAAGTTCATCGATCAGGGTGTGGAGGTGGAGGTGCCGGTGGGGACCAGCATCCTCTCAGCGTCCAAGAAGATCGGCGCGCCGGAAGGGGACGCGTGTGGTGGCGTGTGCGCCTGCTCCACGTGTCACGTGTACGTGGACACCGGCCTCGAGCTCCTAGCGGAGGCCAGCGAAGACGAAGAGGACATCTTGGACAAGGCCTTCGACGTCCGAGAGAACTCCCGCCTCGGCTGCCAAGCGCGCATAGAGAAAGACGGCGAGGTCGCCGTGCGCATCTCCAAGGAGAGCCTGGACGCCTACTACAACGAGCACCCGGACGTTCCGCGGCCGGAGTGA
- a CDS encoding FAD-dependent oxidoreductase, whose amino-acid sequence MRDADVVVVGAGIAGLVAARRLAAAGKSVVVLEARDRVGGRTWSGQLEGAEVDYGGEWIGAGQPRMYALLKELGLSTFPTFDTGKKILEMRGRISTYSGTIPWMAPWKLAQMQAAIWSIDALARRLDPVEPWSHPRAAAWDATTLDAMRRRLMWSADARAAMDAAMRTIFGAESGELSLFHALAYVRSAGSLEKLISTEGGFQHDRIVGGAQAVSLALAKELRVVLEAPVTSIAQDGDGVIVKSVGGEVRASRVVVAVPVPLGARIAFSPRLPALREQLTQRAPMGAAVKCFARYERPFWRERGLSGEAASGDGPISVTFDQSSADGSAACLLAFVGGAPARSWHRIDSAERRRLILSKLARYFGDEAKRPMAYVETDWCTEQYSGGGPIALFPPGSLSVHGAALRAPVGRIHWAGSETARACMGFMEGAVESGERAAEEVRVA is encoded by the coding sequence ATGCGGGACGCAGACGTCGTCGTTGTCGGGGCCGGCATCGCGGGGCTCGTCGCAGCGCGCAGGCTCGCGGCGGCCGGCAAGAGCGTGGTCGTGCTCGAAGCGCGAGACCGCGTGGGCGGACGCACCTGGAGCGGGCAGCTCGAAGGCGCCGAGGTGGACTACGGCGGCGAGTGGATCGGTGCCGGGCAACCACGCATGTACGCGTTGCTGAAAGAGCTCGGACTGTCCACGTTTCCGACCTTCGACACCGGCAAGAAGATCCTCGAGATGCGCGGTCGGATCTCGACCTATTCCGGAACCATTCCTTGGATGGCGCCATGGAAGCTCGCGCAGATGCAGGCGGCCATCTGGAGCATCGACGCGCTCGCGCGGCGGCTGGATCCGGTCGAGCCCTGGAGCCATCCGCGGGCAGCCGCGTGGGACGCGACCACTCTGGATGCAATGCGACGCAGGCTGATGTGGAGCGCGGACGCACGCGCAGCGATGGACGCCGCCATGCGCACCATCTTCGGCGCGGAATCCGGCGAGCTCTCGCTGTTCCACGCCCTCGCCTACGTACGCTCGGCGGGCAGTCTCGAGAAGCTCATCTCCACTGAAGGCGGCTTCCAACATGATCGCATCGTCGGTGGGGCGCAGGCTGTGTCCCTGGCGCTGGCGAAGGAGCTCCGCGTCGTCCTGGAGGCGCCGGTGACGTCCATCGCCCAAGATGGTGACGGCGTGATCGTGAAATCAGTTGGCGGCGAGGTGCGAGCGTCGCGCGTGGTCGTCGCGGTGCCCGTTCCCCTCGGGGCCCGCATCGCATTTTCGCCCCGCCTGCCCGCGTTACGGGAGCAGCTGACGCAGCGCGCGCCCATGGGCGCCGCAGTCAAGTGTTTTGCCCGCTACGAGCGCCCGTTCTGGCGCGAGCGTGGCCTCAGCGGTGAAGCCGCCAGCGGCGACGGCCCCATTTCCGTGACCTTCGATCAATCGAGCGCGGACGGCTCCGCCGCCTGTCTCCTCGCCTTCGTGGGCGGAGCGCCGGCGAGGAGCTGGCATCGCATCGATTCGGCAGAGCGAAGGCGCCTGATCCTGTCGAAGCTCGCGCGCTATTTCGGCGACGAGGCGAAGCGGCCGATGGCGTACGTCGAGACGGACTGGTGCACGGAGCAGTACAGCGGGGGAGGCCCCATCGCTCTGTTTCCCCCTGGCAGCCTGAGCGTCCACGGCGCGGCGCTGCGCGCTCCCGTAGGACGCATCCACTGGGCGGGGTCGGAGACCGCCCGCGCCTGTATGGGCTTCATGGAAGGCGCCGTGGAATCCGGCGAGCGGGCTGCGGAAGAAGTGCGGGTCGCGTAG
- a CDS encoding GGDEF domain-containing protein — MLFRRSKPEMVAVRPSAPPLDELDSALDTIAQILRSIGKNAIGSEERSSQAVRAEYDGWAQKLLIGNREDEAGGARDYRGVRRFVGQERSEEHSYVTRTLSSLREAVSEFGRAVTTGVSADRREDGEVRTALGGLMDALGGSDPDRIAREATAVAGVVQRALDSRARRQEQQIDRLRSHVRVLQEQLEAARHQATKDKVTGLFNSAAFMDHLERVTELSLLMDREPILVLVHVDAFDRLFDEHGQERADTLMRTLSDVLVRHFLRREDLLARLEGERFAVLVPDSRPNITEDRAEAVRKEVAGNAIELGSEMVCVTVSVSLAIHGPGETPDAWLARADNALYGLLRAGGNGLVKA; from the coding sequence ATGCTATTTCGCCGCTCGAAACCGGAGATGGTGGCGGTTCGCCCCAGCGCGCCGCCGCTGGATGAGCTGGACAGCGCCCTCGACACCATCGCGCAGATCCTTCGAAGCATCGGCAAGAACGCGATCGGAAGCGAGGAGCGATCCAGTCAGGCCGTCCGCGCCGAGTACGACGGCTGGGCGCAGAAGCTCTTGATCGGCAATCGCGAGGACGAGGCAGGAGGCGCCCGCGACTACCGCGGGGTGCGGCGTTTCGTCGGACAAGAGCGGTCCGAGGAGCACTCCTACGTCACCCGCACGCTTTCATCGCTGCGGGAGGCGGTGAGCGAGTTTGGTCGCGCGGTCACCACGGGCGTCAGCGCAGATCGGCGCGAGGACGGCGAAGTGCGTACGGCCCTCGGTGGCCTGATGGACGCCCTGGGAGGGAGCGATCCGGATCGCATCGCGCGAGAGGCGACGGCCGTCGCCGGTGTGGTGCAACGGGCTCTCGACAGCCGCGCGCGCCGCCAAGAACAGCAGATCGACCGACTGCGCTCCCATGTGCGAGTGCTCCAAGAGCAGCTGGAGGCAGCACGTCACCAGGCCACGAAGGACAAGGTGACGGGACTGTTCAACTCCGCGGCCTTCATGGACCATTTGGAGCGCGTGACGGAGCTCAGTCTGCTGATGGATCGCGAGCCGATCCTGGTGCTGGTCCACGTGGACGCGTTCGATCGTCTGTTCGACGAACACGGACAAGAGCGCGCAGACACGTTGATGCGCACGCTCTCGGACGTGCTCGTACGTCACTTCTTGCGGCGGGAAGATCTGTTGGCGCGGCTGGAGGGCGAGCGCTTCGCGGTGTTGGTTCCGGACTCCCGACCCAACATCACGGAGGACCGCGCCGAGGCGGTGCGCAAGGAAGTGGCCGGCAACGCCATCGAGCTGGGATCCGAGATGGTGTGTGTGACGGTGTCGGTGTCGCTGGCGATTCATGGGCCTGGCGAAACGCCGGACGCGTGGCTGGCGCGGGCGGACAACGCGCTCTACGGACTGCTCCGCGCGGGCGGAAACGGCCTGGTCAAGGCCTGA
- a CDS encoding OmpA family protein translates to MGRLGLSGLVAGLVLLVALPVGAQTMRLHGTAAAGHAVSGHQKDELGFGFAGLGAGELGLTRALGLQLELGYLWMSEGDAPSDPKLKPLGSASSGQIGVGVRVRPFIAGWDGEHAASAAGLWLSAAAGGAHTGGLTRPMVDVFAGWDLLLDQGRLGVGPTVGLIHVFQPNDELRPADANLLFAGVHVMLDPSAAPVDDDRDKDGIKNSVDSCPDDPEDKDGFQDEDGCPDLDNDKDGIPDKTDQCANDPEDKDGFEDEDGCPDRDNDKDGILDKQDKCPNEAEDKDGFEDEDGCPELDNDQDGVPDAQDQCPEEKETKNGYADDDGCPDAEQVRVVGDKIVLDDKVHFWTNSSKIRPTSFALLERVGKLIEDNPTYVHIEVQGHTDERGPEWFNEKLSQGRANSVMEFLISRGIARERLSAKGFGSSVPLVDKKSERAWFMNRRVEFKVTRQVKQVTHQGGPNATDGESSKGGGS, encoded by the coding sequence ATGGGACGACTCGGACTCAGCGGCTTGGTAGCCGGGCTGGTGCTTCTCGTCGCTCTTCCCGTGGGCGCTCAGACGATGCGGCTCCATGGGACGGCGGCGGCAGGGCACGCCGTGAGTGGGCATCAGAAAGACGAGCTCGGGTTCGGCTTTGCCGGGTTGGGGGCAGGGGAGCTCGGGTTGACGCGCGCCCTCGGGCTGCAGTTGGAGCTCGGCTACCTGTGGATGAGCGAGGGCGATGCGCCCAGCGATCCGAAGCTGAAGCCGTTGGGCTCTGCGTCGAGCGGGCAGATCGGGGTCGGCGTGCGCGTGCGGCCGTTCATCGCCGGCTGGGATGGCGAGCACGCGGCGAGCGCGGCGGGGCTGTGGCTTTCCGCCGCGGCCGGCGGCGCGCACACCGGTGGACTGACGCGGCCAATGGTGGACGTGTTCGCGGGTTGGGATCTGCTGCTGGACCAGGGGCGGCTGGGAGTCGGCCCGACGGTGGGGCTGATCCACGTGTTCCAGCCGAATGACGAGCTGCGGCCGGCGGATGCGAACCTGCTGTTCGCGGGCGTTCACGTGATGCTGGATCCTTCGGCGGCGCCGGTCGACGACGATCGCGACAAGGACGGCATCAAGAACTCCGTCGACTCTTGCCCGGACGACCCCGAGGACAAGGACGGCTTCCAGGACGAGGACGGCTGCCCGGACCTCGACAACGACAAGGACGGAATTCCCGACAAGACCGACCAGTGCGCCAACGATCCCGAGGACAAGGACGGCTTCGAGGACGAGGACGGCTGCCCGGATCGCGACAACGACAAGGACGGCATCCTCGACAAGCAGGACAAGTGCCCGAACGAAGCCGAGGACAAGGACGGTTTCGAGGACGAGGACGGCTGCCCCGAGCTCGACAACGACCAAGACGGCGTACCGGACGCGCAAGATCAATGTCCGGAAGAAAAGGAAACCAAGAACGGCTACGCCGACGACGACGGCTGCCCGGACGCCGAGCAGGTGCGCGTGGTCGGCGACAAGATCGTGCTCGACGACAAGGTCCACTTCTGGACCAACAGCTCCAAGATCCGGCCGACGAGCTTTGCGCTGCTGGAGCGCGTGGGGAAGCTCATCGAAGACAATCCCACCTACGTGCACATCGAGGTACAGGGACACACGGACGAGCGCGGGCCGGAGTGGTTCAACGAGAAGTTGAGTCAGGGGCGAGCGAACTCCGTGATGGAATTCCTGATTTCTCGCGGCATTGCCCGGGAGCGGCTGAGCGCCAAGGGCTTCGGCTCCAGCGTGCCGCTGGTGGACAAGAAATCCGAGCGCGCCTGGTTCATGAATCGGCGCGTGGAGTTCAAGGTCACCCGCCAGGTGAAGCAGGTGACGCACCAGGGTGGACCGAACGCTACCGATGGTGAAAGCTCGAAGGGAGGAGGGTCATGA
- the dctP gene encoding TRAP transporter substrate-binding protein DctP, with amino-acid sequence MRWILALLSSLVVVLACPFVSAKPEHSLRIATLAPKNSAWGKVFRTWQKAVDQKTKGRLSVEVYYNAVQGDEDSMVGKMKTGQIDGAALTSVGLSRIERDVLVLQLPGVVDDWDALGKARKAVGSELEKRFKAQGFTLTGWGDVGLVRQMSKGFAVRRPSDLRGKSPAVWRNEPMGPTVYTKIGGVVSVPVSPMEVLPALRAHKINVVSAPALAAEQLQWTPYLDHVASRSSVCAIGGSVIRTKALEALPADLRKVLDDMQERLNKATKNRIRRLDEAAYKRLTKKMKIVDLSQDDVKAWRKVLLPAVKQLSQGTLDKTLVEKVLKATGKS; translated from the coding sequence ATGCGCTGGATCCTCGCCCTGCTGTCAAGCCTCGTCGTCGTGCTCGCGTGCCCCTTCGTCAGCGCGAAGCCCGAGCACTCGCTCCGCATTGCCACCTTGGCTCCGAAGAACTCCGCCTGGGGCAAGGTGTTCCGTACCTGGCAGAAGGCGGTGGACCAGAAGACCAAGGGACGCCTCTCGGTGGAGGTCTACTACAACGCCGTGCAAGGCGACGAAGACTCCATGGTCGGCAAGATGAAGACCGGCCAGATCGACGGCGCGGCGCTCACGTCCGTGGGTCTCTCGCGCATCGAACGGGACGTGTTGGTGCTTCAGCTCCCGGGCGTGGTGGACGATTGGGACGCGCTGGGCAAGGCGCGCAAGGCGGTGGGCTCGGAGCTCGAGAAGCGGTTCAAAGCGCAGGGCTTCACCCTGACCGGCTGGGGAGACGTAGGCCTGGTGCGACAGATGAGCAAAGGATTCGCCGTGCGGCGGCCGAGCGATCTGCGCGGAAAGAGCCCGGCGGTTTGGCGCAACGAACCGATGGGGCCGACGGTGTACACGAAGATCGGTGGTGTGGTGTCCGTTCCGGTGTCTCCCATGGAGGTGCTGCCGGCTTTGCGCGCGCACAAGATCAACGTCGTCAGTGCGCCGGCCCTCGCTGCAGAGCAGCTGCAGTGGACACCGTACCTCGATCACGTGGCAAGCCGTTCCAGTGTGTGCGCCATTGGGGGCAGCGTGATCCGCACCAAGGCGCTGGAAGCGCTGCCGGCAGACCTACGCAAGGTCCTGGATGACATGCAAGAGCGGCTGAACAAGGCCACCAAGAACCGGATTCGGCGGCTGGACGAGGCCGCGTACAAGCGGCTCACCAAGAAGATGAAGATCGTCGACCTGAGCCAGGACGACGTGAAGGCGTGGCGGAAGGTGCTGCTCCCGGCGGTGAAGCAGCTGAGCCAGGGCACGCTGGACAAGACTCTCGTGGAGAAGGTGCTCAAGGCCACGGGCAAGAGCTGA
- a CDS encoding potassium transporter Kup, which yields MSSEPPRGRRLASLSLAALGVVFGDIGTSPLYAFRECFREEHGLPLTAANIHGVLSLIFWSLTIVISVKYLSYVLRADNHGEGGILALMALASRVTKGKLAGSVVVALGLFGAALLYGDGMITPAISVLSAVEGLHIAAPALSSHVLLITIAILIGLFMLQRRGTAGIGALFGPVTLIWFFVIGALGLAAILDNPSVLLALDPRAGIALLTSGKLAGFLVLGSVFLVVTGGEALYADMGHFGPRPIRLTWFVLVLPALLLNYFGQGALLLANPGAIKNPFYRLAPDWALYPLVGLATLATIIASQAVISGAFSLTRQATMLGFWPRVEIQHKSEEQIGQIYVPGINWLLMVVTVALVLAFGSSSSLASAYGIAVTTTMVITTALAFVVARRRWSWPLWAAGGLSLLFLVLDLGFFAANLVKVENGGWFPLAVAGLGFLLMSTWKKGRALLGERVREELVPLDELFERISESDVARVEGTAVYMTSNLEVAPAALTRVLEHNHALHEKVILLTVTLEDEARVTEDRRIEVKELREGFTRVVAHYGFMENPDIPKLLEREDTPTPELEETSFVLGYETLLPTGHRGMQRWRQRVFAAMSRNSQPATAFFNIPAKRVLEVGSQIEL from the coding sequence ATGAGCAGTGAGCCGCCGCGTGGACGAAGACTGGCGTCCCTGAGCCTTGCTGCTCTGGGGGTGGTGTTCGGCGATATCGGAACCAGCCCCCTCTATGCCTTCCGCGAGTGCTTTCGAGAGGAGCACGGTCTGCCCCTGACGGCCGCCAACATTCACGGCGTGCTGTCTCTGATCTTCTGGTCGCTGACGATCGTCATCTCCGTCAAGTACTTGAGCTACGTCCTGCGCGCGGACAACCACGGAGAGGGCGGGATCTTGGCGCTGATGGCCCTCGCCAGTCGTGTCACCAAGGGAAAGCTCGCAGGGAGCGTGGTGGTGGCCCTCGGTCTGTTCGGTGCGGCATTGCTCTATGGGGACGGCATGATCACGCCGGCCATCAGCGTGCTCAGCGCCGTGGAGGGCTTGCACATCGCGGCTCCAGCGCTGAGCAGTCACGTCTTGTTGATCACCATCGCGATCCTGATCGGGCTCTTCATGCTCCAGCGGCGAGGCACCGCAGGCATCGGTGCGCTGTTCGGACCCGTGACGCTGATCTGGTTCTTCGTCATCGGCGCCCTGGGTTTGGCGGCGATTCTCGACAATCCCAGCGTGCTGCTCGCCCTCGACCCTCGAGCCGGGATTGCGCTGCTCACCAGCGGCAAGCTGGCCGGGTTCTTGGTGTTGGGCTCGGTGTTCCTGGTCGTGACGGGCGGCGAGGCGCTGTATGCCGACATGGGCCACTTCGGACCGCGACCCATCCGCCTCACGTGGTTCGTGCTGGTGCTGCCGGCGTTACTCCTGAACTATTTCGGCCAAGGGGCGTTGCTGCTCGCGAATCCGGGGGCGATCAAGAATCCCTTTTATCGCTTGGCGCCCGACTGGGCGCTGTATCCGCTCGTGGGTCTCGCGACGCTGGCGACCATCATCGCATCCCAGGCGGTCATCTCCGGCGCGTTCTCTCTCACTCGACAGGCCACGATGCTCGGCTTCTGGCCGCGAGTGGAGATCCAACACAAGTCCGAGGAGCAGATCGGGCAGATCTACGTTCCGGGCATCAACTGGCTGTTGATGGTGGTGACGGTGGCGCTGGTGTTGGCCTTCGGGTCGTCGTCCAGTCTGGCGTCTGCTTATGGCATTGCCGTGACCACGACGATGGTGATCACGACGGCCCTCGCCTTCGTGGTGGCCCGCCGTCGATGGAGTTGGCCGCTCTGGGCGGCGGGTGGCCTCTCGCTCCTGTTCCTGGTGCTCGATCTCGGATTCTTTGCCGCCAATCTGGTCAAGGTCGAGAACGGCGGCTGGTTTCCTCTCGCGGTGGCGGGTCTCGGCTTCTTGCTCATGTCCACCTGGAAGAAGGGCCGAGCCTTGCTGGGAGAGCGCGTGCGCGAGGAGCTCGTTCCCCTCGACGAGCTGTTCGAGCGCATTTCCGAGTCCGACGTGGCACGGGTGGAGGGAACGGCGGTGTACATGACGAGCAATTTGGAGGTCGCCCCGGCGGCTCTCACCCGGGTGCTCGAGCACAACCACGCTCTCCACGAGAAAGTGATCTTGCTCACCGTGACATTGGAGGACGAGGCGCGCGTCACGGAAGATCGGCGGATCGAAGTGAAAGAGCTGCGCGAGGGGTTCACTCGTGTCGTGGCGCACTACGGCTTCATGGAGAACCCCGACATCCCGAAGCTCCTCGAGCGAGAGGACACACCCACTCCCGAGCTGGAAGAAACGTCCTTCGTGCTCGGCTATGAAACGCTCTTGCCCACGGGTCATCGGGGCATGCAGCGGTGGCGTCAGCGTGTCTTCGCTGCCATGTCACGCAACTCGCAGCCCGCGACGGCGTTCTTCAACATACCGGCAAAGCGTGTTCTGGAAGTCGGCTCTCAGATCGAGTTGTGA